The genomic DNA ACATCACAAGATCACACCGTCACAGTTTTACACCGTGGACTCTCCTCCCCGAACAACGCAGCGCTCGTTCGACCCTCCCCCGCAAACTGCGTTTGGGGAGGGTGAAGAACGCGCAACTTCACCCGCCCGGCAACGCCGCAAAGGTCGAAAAACGAGCGCCGAGCAAGTTTTTCGGGGAGGGCTGTCCGTGAGTCAAAGACGCAGAAGTCGATCTCACGCAAAGCCTCCCCGAACAACGCTGCGCTCGTCCGACCCTCTCCTTCAAACTGCGTTTGGGGAGGGTGAAGAACGCGCAACTTCACCCGTCCGGCAACGCCGGGAGGGTCGAAAAACGAGCGCCGAGCAAGTTTTTCGGGGAGGGCTGTCCGTGAGTCAAAGTCGCCGAAGTCGATCTCACGCAAAGCCTCCCCGATCAACGCTGCGCTCGTCCGACCCTCTCCTTCAAACTGCGTCTGGCGGAGGGTGAAGAACGCGCAACTTCACCCGCCTGGCAACGCCGGGAGGGTCGAAAAACGAGCGCCGAGCAAGTTTTTCGGGGAGGGCTGTCCGTGAGTCAAAGACGCCGAAGTCGATCCCACGCAAAGCCTCCCCGAACAACGCTGCGCTCGTTCGACCCTCTCCTTCAAACTGCGTCTGGCGGAGGGTGAAGAACGCGCAACTTCACCCGCCCGGCAACGCCGGGAGGGTCGAAAAACGAGCGCCGAGCAAGTTTTTCGGGGAGGGCTGTCCGTGAGTCAAAGACGCAGAAGTCGATCTCACGCAAAGCCTCCCCGAACAACGCTGCGCTCGTTCGACTCTCTCCTTCAAACTGCGTCTGGCGGAGGGTGAAGAACGACAAACTTCACTCGCCGGGCGCATCCACCGAGACGAAGTTCTTCAGCAACTTCATCCCGTTGCCTTGGCTCTTTTCCGGGTGGAACTGAGTCGCGTGCAGATTGTTACGCCAGATCGCTGCACAGAAGGGAGCCCCGTAGTCGGCTTCGATCGCAACGACGCTGCGATCGGTTGGTTTGACGTAATAGGAGTGAACGAAGTAGAAGTGCGTCCCTGGCTCGATCCCCTGCATCAGCGGCGTCGGTTGCGTGATCTGAACCTGGTTCCAGCCCATGTGCGGCACCTTCAACGCGGGGTCGGCGGGAAAGCGAACGACTTCTCCGGGAATGATTCCCAGCCCCTCGTGCTGTCCCCCTTCTTCGCTACTGTCGAACAGCATCTGCAGCCCCAGACAGATTCCGAGAAAGGGGCGTCCCGAATCGATGAAATCGCGGATCGGATTGGCTAGGTCGCGACGATTCAGTTCTGCGATCGCATCTTTAAAACCGCCGACGCCCGGCAGAATCAACTTCTCCGCCGACGCGATCTCGCCCGGGTCCGACGTGATCAGCGTCTCTTCCCCCACGCGTTGGATCGCCTTACTGACGCTGCGGAGGTTGCCCATTTGGTAATCGA from Rosistilla oblonga includes the following:
- the hisH gene encoding imidazole glycerol phosphate synthase subunit HisH, which translates into the protein MITIVDYQMGNLRSVSKAIQRVGEETLITSDPGEIASAEKLILPGVGGFKDAIAELNRRDLANPIRDFIDSGRPFLGICLGLQMLFDSSEEGGQHEGLGIIPGEVVRFPADPALKVPHMGWNQVQITQPTPLMQGIEPGTHFYFVHSYYVKPTDRSVVAIEADYGAPFCAAIWRNNLHATQFHPEKSQGNGMKLLKNFVSVDAPGE